TGGGAATGGTAAAATTATTGCTCAAAGTTTCAAAAAAGGGAGAAGTCTTTAACTGACGCTAGGCAACTGGAGGGTCGGGTTAGTCTACTCACCCTTCTTTCTGAGCTCTGGTTTGCCTTTTTTGACGGTGGCCATTACCATGTCACCCACGCCAGCAGCAGGAAGCCTGTTCAGCCGTCCCTTGATCCCCTTCACAGAGATGATATACAGGTTTTTGGCTCCTATAAAATAATGtaagcagagattttttttttttgaggctctACCAGGCAGCTCTGCGGGTGTAGTATTCCCCCAACACTTTCAaagcctctctcccctccactcagACTCGACCCCAGTCCCCCACGGTGGAACCCCTTGTCACACCACCGATTGAAGCGAAACAACACGACATGCTGCCACTTCACCCAAAAGCGGTGTTTTTACTCTGCCCTTTCTGGACGGCTCAGTGGGTCATTAGCGAAAGGCCCAATGAGTGCTTTTCAAAGGGGTACTGTGGCAGGGTGCAGCTAGGTCGCACCTGTGTTGTCAGCACAGTTGATCACGGCTCCTACCGGAAGACCAAGGGAAATCCGGAATTTCGCACCGGAGGACCCACCACGTCCTGTGGGTAGGAAGGAAAACAGGGGAGATCATTTGCCTGGTCATGGCTCGGAGTTCCCTCCCCGTTCTCAGGCTATGACTTCATTCGCATATGCTTTGGAAACAGTACACTACAGACTCGCTCTTTCTAGGGCTCCACGTACTCCTTTCCCCGTGTGTCGACAATTCTGATGTCAAACAGCCAATTCCGCGTTGTGACCACTCTTACACTGAGATTAAGGGGCCTGGACGACTCAACCCTCGCTCCAACTTCTGCTCCAGGGTTCTTCCTGCAAGGCGGGAGACCGCACAAGCCGCGCACTCTGCAGCCCAAGCCAGTCCAGCTTCAACCCCATTAGCGCGGCACTATGCGCGGAGTGATCCTGCGGGCTGCAATCATGACCGGCTCCTACCAGCTCAACTCTCCAAGGGGCCCCCGCCGCCACTTTCGGAGACCCAGGCAGTACTCTTGCGGTGcccgcccccaccctctcccattcGGACGAGAGCAAAGCGCCCCCGCTGCCCACGGCCGCCGCTCCTGGCGAGGCCAGCAGCCACCACGCGGCAGATGGTGAAGGATCCCCCAGAGCAAAAATCTCACCTCGCTTCGACATCTTGGACGCCGGAAAGGGATAGAAAGGAAGTACGATGAAAGCATGCTGGGATATGAACTTTTATGCCCAGCCCATTGCCGTCACGTGACCGGGAGTTCGCTCAACCCGCCTCTTCCCCTAGGGCGCGCTGTTATTACGTACTAAATCCCGGAAGTGGGCGATTGCGGGGTTGAGGGCTGCAGAAACGAATGCAGCCTGGAGTCTCCTCTTTACGAGTTTGAAAGTAGTTAAGAGCACAGAAACATTGGTCTGTTAATTTACCCAACACCCTCTTTTAAGTATTTAGTGCCAGGGACCTTGGATACTAGGCTCAGAAATGATTAAAACCAGTGCTCTGTAGGAGCCCCCAAAGAACACAGAGCGTGGGAAGGCTAGGGAAAATGCTAAATGGTGTCATTAGGATGTGATATAATGAAGTGCCATTCTAACACTACAGGTAATTCCATATGTCTGTGCCTGATCCCATGCCCTTCTGTATTTTAGATGTCTTGCTTTATTAATTATCCCTTACACACTTTCAGGCTCCTCCACTCTTCTGATCTATTTCTTTCTGTCAACACTATATTCGTTTAAATATTGAGTGCCCACTTTATGCTAGATAATACGTTAGACTACATCAGGGAGCAAAACAAATCAACATTCTTGCTTATGGAGCTCGCCGCTGCGTGGCGGTGAAGGTGGATATTAGACACTGAACAATGGATACGATTAATTGCAATATATAGTGTGTTAGATGGTGTTAAGTATTacgaaaaaataaaagtagaacaaGGTAAGAGACATGAGGAAGTGTGAGGAGGGGCAGACTGCAATTCAGATAGAATCGTCAGTGTGGGCTTCATGCAATAAATTGACATTTAGAGCAAAGACTTTATTAAGGTGAGTTAGTAATACCAATGTCCAGGGAAGAGCGGTCTAGACAGAGTCGTCTGCTAATAAAAAGCCCTAAGGCCAGAGTGTGCCTGAATAATAGGAACAGCAAGGTGGTTTGGACTCAAGTGGTAGCAGTGGAGGTACTGTGATGTGATCGAGATGCGGGATGTGTTTGTGGAGTGTATAAGAAAGAGAGGAGTCAACATGTCTCCAAGGCTTTAGATCTAACCCAGTAGAAGATGACATTGCCATTAACCGAATGGGGCAAGCTATGGGAGGAATAGGTTTGCAGGGTAAGAGTAGGAGTCCAGTTTTGGATGTTGGGTTAGATGTCTATGTTTAGACAACAAAAGGAGATTTAAATAGCAAGTTGGGCATAGTAGCTTGGAATTCTGGAGAGAAGGAGATACAATTGTGGGAGTTGTCGGCACGTAGATATACTTAAAGCCATGATAGAGGATGAGATTACAAAGGAGAGTAAATAAGGAAGACCACGGACTAGGCTCTGGGGCACTTCAATGTTAAGAAGTCTATAAATCGGGGCACGTGGCTAGGTTGCAGGCG
This window of the Desmodus rotundus isolate HL8 chromosome 9, HLdesRot8A.1, whole genome shotgun sequence genome carries:
- the RPL23 gene encoding large ribosomal subunit protein uL14; its protein translation is MSKRGRGGSSGAKFRISLGLPVGAVINCADNTGAKNLYIISVKGIKGRLNRLPAAGVGDMVMATVKKGKPELRKKVHPAVVIRQRKSYRRKDGVFLYFEDNAGVIVNNKGEMKGSAITGPVAKECADLWPRIASNAGSIA